A region of Streptomyces sp. NBC_01264 DNA encodes the following proteins:
- a CDS encoding (2Fe-2S)-binding protein, whose amino-acid sequence MRVNFTVNGRQQEADDVWEGESLLYVLRERLGLPGSKNACEQGECGSCTVRLDGVPVCSCLVAAGQVEGRDVVTVEGLAEFAKQRDEHGHGGACGTGGGCGSKGGVTLDAAKQWQAKPGDSQTGEGVELSNIQQAFIDAGAVQCGFCTPGLLVQADALLEENPSPSDQDIRESLSGNLCRCTGYEKILDAVRLAAARQSEAV is encoded by the coding sequence ATGCGCGTCAATTTCACTGTCAACGGCCGTCAGCAGGAAGCCGACGACGTCTGGGAGGGCGAGTCCCTTCTCTACGTCCTGCGCGAGCGCCTGGGCCTGCCCGGTTCGAAGAACGCCTGTGAGCAGGGCGAGTGCGGTTCCTGCACCGTCCGTCTCGACGGCGTGCCGGTCTGTTCCTGTCTGGTCGCGGCCGGTCAGGTCGAGGGCCGCGACGTCGTGACCGTCGAGGGCCTGGCGGAGTTCGCCAAGCAGCGCGACGAGCACGGCCACGGCGGTGCCTGCGGCACCGGCGGCGGCTGCGGCAGCAAGGGCGGCGTCACCCTGGACGCGGCCAAGCAGTGGCAGGCCAAGCCGGGCGACTCGCAGACCGGCGAGGGCGTCGAGCTCTCCAACATCCAGCAGGCGTTCATCGACGCCGGCGCCGTCCAGTGCGGTTTCTGCACCCCGGGCCTCCTGGTCCAGGCCGACGCGCTGCTGGAGGAGAACCCCTCCCCGTCCGACCAGGACATCCGTGAGTCCCTGTCCGGCAACCTCTGCCGCTGCACGGGCTACGAGAAGATCCTCGACGCGGTCCGCCTCGCGGCCGCCCGTCAGTCTGAGGCGGTCTGA